One part of the Sneathia vaginalis genome encodes these proteins:
- a CDS encoding PTS sugar transporter subunit IIB yields MKRIVVACGSGIATSQTVASKINSMLEDDGISATVESVDIKALENIISQVDIYVTIVPGSETYGKPTINGIKFLTGLGMEEEYEKLKELIAK; encoded by the coding sequence ATGAAAAGAATAGTAGTAGCATGCGGTTCAGGAATAGCAACATCACAAACAGTTGCATCAAAGATTAATTCAATGTTAGAAGATGATGGGATTAGTGCAACAGTAGAATCTGTTGATATAAAGGCATTAGAAAATATTATATCACAAGTTGATATTTATGTAACAATAGTTCCAGGATCAGAAACATATGGTAAGCCAACAATAAATGGTATTAAATTTTTAACAGGTCTAGGTATGGAAGAAGAATACGAAAAATTAAAAGAATTAATTGCAAAGTAG
- a CDS encoding PTS galactitol transporter subunit IIC has translation MLKQVVDYILGLGPAIFLPIIMIIIGIIIRMKIKRAILAGITLGIAFTGMSLILGFMFETISPVAAKFVETTGIHLNTVDVGWAPMSAIAWAWPYALLMFPIQIVINLILLGFNFTNVLNVDMWNVWGKIFTATMVIAITHSLILGFVAAVIQIILELKTAEVTQKRIYKITSIPGVTCTHYMTLQCAMMEPINKVLDLIPAIKNSTFDSEKLKSKIGVFGENSVMGFIIGGLFALVARYSVSETLQIAIKVSASLVLFPMVAKLFMQSLAPIADAAGAYMKNKYKDREIYIGLDWPFLAGQAELWVISILIVPVSIVLALVFSKLNLNTILPLAGIVNVIVVVPAMIVSKKNLIKMFILSVIFTPAYLIVSSSFAPYVTELARQVGTIDIPSGQMISYFGVEAPIFRWVLANGLALRWQGLLGVVIFIVLYAVFYITMRKENE, from the coding sequence ATGTTAAAACAAGTAGTAGACTATATTTTAGGACTAGGTCCAGCAATATTTTTACCAATAATTATGATAATAATTGGTATAATAATCAGAATGAAAATTAAAAGAGCAATTTTAGCAGGTATAACTTTGGGTATAGCATTTACTGGTATGTCATTGATACTAGGTTTCATGTTTGAAACAATAAGCCCAGTTGCTGCAAAATTCGTTGAAACAACAGGTATACATTTAAATACAGTAGATGTAGGATGGGCACCAATGTCAGCAATAGCTTGGGCATGGCCATATGCATTATTAATGTTCCCTATTCAAATAGTTATTAACCTAATACTATTAGGATTTAACTTTACAAATGTATTAAATGTAGATATGTGGAATGTTTGGGGTAAAATTTTTACAGCAACAATGGTTATAGCTATAACTCATAGCTTAATATTAGGATTTGTAGCTGCAGTTATACAAATAATATTAGAATTAAAAACAGCAGAAGTTACTCAAAAGAGAATATATAAAATAACTAGTATTCCTGGTGTAACTTGTACACACTATATGACATTACAATGTGCAATGATGGAACCAATTAATAAGGTATTAGACTTAATACCTGCAATAAAAAACAGTACATTTGATTCAGAAAAATTAAAATCAAAAATAGGTGTATTTGGTGAAAATTCAGTTATGGGATTCATAATAGGTGGTCTATTTGCATTGGTTGCAAGATACTCAGTAAGTGAAACATTACAAATAGCAATTAAAGTTTCTGCATCACTAGTTCTATTCCCTATGGTAGCAAAATTATTCATGCAATCATTAGCACCAATTGCAGATGCAGCAGGTGCATACATGAAGAATAAATATAAAGATAGAGAAATATATATAGGTCTAGACTGGCCATTCTTAGCAGGGCAAGCAGAATTATGGGTTATCTCTATCTTAATAGTACCAGTATCAATAGTACTAGCATTAGTATTTTCAAAATTAAATCTAAATACAATATTACCTCTAGCAGGTATAGTAAATGTAATAGTTGTTGTACCAGCAATGATCGTTAGTAAAAAGAATTTAATAAAGATGTTCATATTAAGTGTAATATTTACACCAGCATATCTAATAGTATCATCAAGTTTTGCACCTTATGTTACAGAACTTGCAAGACAAGTAGGAACTATTGATATACCAAGTGGACAAATGATTAGTTACTTTGGTGTAGAAGCTCCAATATTTAGATGGGTGTTAGCAAATGGCTTAGCACTTAGATGGCAAGGATTATTAGGTGTTGTTATATTTATAGTCCTATACGCAGTATTCTATATCACAATGAGAAAGGAAAAT